The following coding sequences lie in one Komagataeibacter sucrofermentans DSM 15973 genomic window:
- a CDS encoding thioredoxin: MATPADTLHVDPLVWGHGPKVFEAFLEPTCPFSVRAFTKLPELLEAAGPARITIKIRLQSQPWHMFSGVIVRCILAAATLPDGREAARAVMAAVGAHREEFEFTDHCAGPNMDATPNDIIRRIERYSGLQLATAFAVPALQKAIKWQCRYSRQNGIHVSPTFMVDGLIDPAISSGDTVEEWVARIFA, from the coding sequence ATGGCAACACCCGCCGATACCCTGCATGTCGATCCGCTCGTATGGGGTCATGGCCCAAAAGTATTCGAGGCGTTTTTAGAGCCGACCTGCCCGTTTTCCGTCCGGGCCTTCACCAAGCTGCCCGAACTGCTTGAGGCGGCGGGGCCGGCGCGCATCACCATCAAGATCCGCCTCCAGTCACAGCCGTGGCACATGTTCTCGGGCGTGATCGTGCGCTGCATCCTCGCCGCAGCAACCCTGCCAGACGGGCGGGAAGCCGCCCGCGCCGTCATGGCTGCCGTGGGCGCGCACCGCGAGGAATTCGAGTTCACCGACCACTGCGCCGGGCCGAACATGGATGCGACCCCCAACGACATCATCCGCCGGATCGAACGCTATAGCGGGCTGCAGCTTGCCACGGCCTTTGCCGTGCCCGCATTGCAGAAGGCCATCAAGTGGCAGTGCAGATATTCCCGCCAGAACGGCATTCACGTCTCGCCCACCTTCATGGTCGATGGCCTGATCGACCCTGCTATCAGCAGCGGCGATACGGTGGAAGAGTGGGTGGCGCGTATTTTTGCCTGA
- a CDS encoding 8-oxoguanine deaminase — MARTLLLKNALRLVTMDAARREIEGGWVLVRDRQVAAIGTATDPLPAADDVMDMTGHVVMPGMVNTHHHMYQTLTRVIPAAQDASLFGWLQALYPIWAGLTPEMIRVSACTAMTELLWSGCTTSSDHLYLFPNGARLDDEIEAARQMGMRFHAARGAMSVGESKGGLPPDSVVEDEDAILADTARVIAAYHDPEPLAMQRIAVAPCSPFSVSRDLMRNAAALARATGTMLHTHLAENASDIAYSREKFNMTPAEYAEDTGWIGPDVWHAHCVRLDDAGIHRFGATHTGMAHCPCSNMRLGSGIAPVRRMVAAGMRVGLGVDGSASNDGSHMLGEARQAMLLGRLIETPEGQPMMQAREVLELATRGGAAVLGRDDIGHLAPGMAADIVAFDLRGIDHAGAQADPVAALVFCTPRRAACTIVNGRVLIRDGQFTEHDPDRLAHRHNELARELLQKA; from the coding sequence ATGGCTCGTACCCTTTTGCTCAAGAATGCACTGCGTCTCGTCACGATGGATGCCGCAAGGCGTGAGATCGAAGGCGGGTGGGTGCTTGTGCGTGACCGGCAGGTGGCGGCCATTGGCACTGCTACCGACCCGCTGCCCGCCGCCGATGACGTGATGGACATGACCGGCCATGTGGTCATGCCCGGCATGGTCAACACCCATCACCACATGTACCAGACGCTGACCCGCGTCATTCCCGCAGCGCAGGATGCCTCGCTGTTCGGGTGGCTGCAGGCGCTCTATCCCATCTGGGCGGGGCTGACGCCCGAGATGATCCGGGTTTCTGCCTGCACGGCCATGACCGAGCTGCTGTGGTCAGGCTGCACCACAAGCAGCGATCACCTGTATCTGTTCCCCAATGGCGCGCGGCTCGATGACGAGATCGAGGCGGCACGGCAGATGGGCATGCGCTTTCATGCCGCCCGGGGCGCCATGAGCGTGGGCGAAAGCAAGGGCGGCCTGCCGCCTGACAGCGTGGTGGAGGACGAAGACGCGATCCTGGCCGACACCGCGCGCGTGATCGCGGCCTATCATGACCCCGAACCGCTGGCCATGCAGCGCATTGCGGTGGCGCCCTGCTCGCCATTTTCGGTCAGTCGCGACCTCATGCGCAATGCCGCCGCCCTGGCGCGGGCCACCGGCACCATGCTGCACACCCATCTGGCTGAAAACGCCAGCGACATCGCCTACAGCCGCGAAAAATTCAACATGACGCCAGCGGAATATGCCGAGGATACCGGCTGGATCGGCCCCGATGTATGGCACGCGCACTGCGTGCGGCTGGATGATGCGGGCATCCACCGCTTTGGCGCCACCCATACCGGCATGGCGCATTGCCCGTGCTCCAACATGCGCCTTGGCTCGGGCATTGCGCCCGTGCGGCGCATGGTGGCGGCGGGCATGCGGGTCGGGCTGGGAGTGGATGGCTCGGCCTCGAACGATGGCAGCCACATGCTGGGCGAGGCCCGGCAGGCCATGCTGCTTGGCCGCCTGATCGAAACGCCGGAGGGCCAGCCCATGATGCAGGCGCGTGAAGTGCTGGAACTGGCCACGCGCGGCGGGGCGGCCGTGCTGGGGCGTGACGACATTGGCCATCTCGCGCCGGGCATGGCGGCGGATATCGTGGCGTTTGACCTGCGTGGCATCGACCATGCCGGCGCGCAGGCCGACCCGGTGGCGGCCCTTGTGTTCTGCACGCCCCGCCGCGCGGCCTGCACCATTGTCAACGGGCGCGTGCTGATCCGTGACGGGCAGTTTACCGAACATGACCCTGATCGCCTGGCGCACCGGCATAATGAACTGGCGCGCGAACTGCTGCAAAAGGCCTGA
- a CDS encoding AsmA family protein: protein MPQPEPKNSTVRRGVLAQIRFPVLGVLAIAIMALVIFWSWDWFIPIVERRAGAALGRKVTVAHLHVHIGRVIRVTADGVRIDEPDGFEKLPPFATADHLMVGLNLWHLLGGRIDLPVIALDKPVVELNEQRGGRANYQFPTSGDSSSGGMPQIGELTINDGQLHLVHAGLRSDMRAAVHTTPGKGDVQPRIVADIRGTYTGQAITGHVSGGALVSLADRTRPYPVDVDVRHGPTRLTLVGSVDDPLSFRGARLRLTLAGPDMSLLYPLTGVVIPQTPAYRVAGGLDYVDGRVRFHEFEGKVGSSDLGGTISVDPHQAVTFVDTDLHSRHVDLADLGGFFGATPGDHPSTPQQAAEEKAHEASGAVLPTTPINMPKLKATNVHLAYHGDHIENQHVPLDNIDVLADIRDGTIDVHHLNFGVGRGRLASSGTFVPQGNGVDARIRIDMEQIDLARLMKAMGRNLHGQGIIGGHIMVHGHGQSLAQIVGSGNGGITVALDDGGDISAILPDLLGLELGKALLSALGLPARTDLKCLIADMPLNEGVFHTRTMLLETGDTRTVGKGDIKFSNNTIDYTLLTHSRHFAIASFPGPLYITGPLKSPNIRPGAEIIGRAVASVLTGFVFSPIGLLPTIEGGVGKNSSCASAIRDVNENPAAGIAPHASRPVRHGRHARTVAPAALAPSVGNGGLSAAERARIHAAWAKKMAAH from the coding sequence ATGCCTCAACCGGAACCCAAGAACAGCACGGTACGGCGCGGTGTGCTGGCGCAGATACGTTTTCCGGTTCTGGGGGTGCTGGCCATTGCAATTATGGCGCTGGTCATCTTCTGGTCATGGGACTGGTTCATTCCCATCGTGGAGCGCAGGGCGGGGGCTGCGCTGGGCCGCAAGGTTACGGTGGCTCACCTGCATGTGCATATCGGGCGCGTGATCCGCGTCACGGCGGATGGCGTGCGGATTGACGAGCCGGACGGGTTTGAAAAGCTGCCCCCCTTCGCCACCGCCGACCACCTGATGGTGGGCCTTAACCTGTGGCATCTGCTGGGCGGCCGGATCGACCTGCCGGTCATCGCGCTCGACAAGCCGGTGGTTGAACTCAACGAGCAGCGCGGGGGCCGGGCCAACTACCAGTTCCCCACCAGCGGCGACAGTTCGTCGGGCGGCATGCCGCAGATTGGCGAACTCACCATCAATGACGGCCAGCTCCACCTCGTGCATGCGGGCCTGCGCAGCGACATGCGGGCTGCGGTGCACACCACGCCCGGCAAGGGCGACGTGCAGCCCCGCATCGTGGCCGACATACGCGGCACCTATACCGGGCAGGCCATTACCGGGCATGTTTCCGGTGGGGCGCTGGTCTCGCTGGCGGACCGGACGAGGCCCTACCCGGTGGATGTGGACGTGCGCCACGGCCCCACACGGCTGACACTGGTGGGGTCGGTGGATGACCCGCTCTCGTTCAGGGGCGCGCGGCTGCGGCTGACGCTGGCGGGGCCGGACATGTCGCTGCTCTACCCGCTGACCGGCGTGGTAATTCCGCAAACCCCGGCATACCGTGTGGCGGGCGGGCTTGATTATGTCGATGGCCGGGTGCGCTTTCATGAATTCGAGGGCAAGGTCGGCTCCAGCGACCTGGGTGGCACGATCAGCGTGGACCCGCATCAGGCCGTGACCTTTGTCGATACCGACCTGCATTCGCGCCATGTGGACCTGGCCGATCTGGGCGGTTTCTTTGGCGCAACACCGGGCGATCACCCCTCGACCCCGCAGCAGGCGGCTGAAGAGAAGGCGCATGAGGCCAGCGGCGCCGTGTTGCCCACAACGCCCATCAACATGCCCAAGCTCAAGGCCACCAATGTCCATCTCGCCTATCATGGCGACCATATCGAGAACCAGCACGTCCCGCTCGACAACATCGATGTGCTGGCTGATATCCGCGATGGCACGATTGACGTGCACCACCTGAATTTTGGCGTGGGTCGCGGGCGGCTGGCCAGTAGTGGCACCTTCGTGCCGCAGGGCAACGGGGTTGATGCGCGCATCCGCATCGACATGGAACAGATCGATCTTGCCCGCCTCATGAAGGCGATGGGCCGCAACCTGCACGGGCAGGGCATTATTGGCGGGCACATCATGGTGCATGGCCATGGCCAGTCACTGGCCCAGATCGTGGGCAGCGGCAATGGTGGCATTACCGTGGCGCTTGATGATGGCGGCGATATTTCCGCCATACTGCCCGACCTGCTGGGGCTGGAACTCGGCAAGGCGCTGCTCTCGGCCCTTGGCCTGCCCGCGCGCACCGACCTCAAATGCCTCATAGCCGACATGCCGCTCAATGAGGGCGTCTTCCACACCCGCACCATGCTGCTTGAAACAGGCGATACGCGCACCGTGGGCAAGGGCGACATCAAGTTCAGCAACAACACCATCGACTATACGCTGCTCACGCATTCGCGGCATTTCGCTATCGCGTCCTTTCCCGGCCCGCTCTACATCACCGGCCCGCTCAAAAGCCCCAATATCCGCCCCGGCGCCGAGATTATTGGCCGCGCCGTGGCCTCGGTGCTGACGGGCTTCGTGTTCTCGCCTATCGGCCTGCTGCCTACCATTGAAGGTGGCGTGGGCAAGAACTCATCCTGCGCCAGCGCGATCCGCGATGTGAACGAGAACCCGGCTGCAGGCATTGCGCCCCATGCCTCGCGCCCGGTGCGCCATGGGCGTCATGCCCGCACGGTGGCTCCGGCTGCATTGGCCCCGTCGGTTGGCAATGGTGGGCTGAGTGCGGCTGAACGCGCGCGTATCCATGCCGCATGGGCCAAGAAAATGGCGGCGCATTAA